The genomic region AAGATTAAAAGtaatttttgcatattacatttaaaaaaagaaaatatttaaaatttgtcagaattaaaaatttgtgatataatatttattatgtattataatttaacttatttcttcgaaaaattttaaccataaaataaaacacatttataatttacaaataaacctatataaaaataaatatctattttataaaataaaaatagtatttatacatatgaagATATTACGTAGTTATTAagttttcttaatatattaacataatagttaatattttaccaaaaaaatttgaaattaaTGTATGAAATtcatatatcatattatataatgacattaaataaaatattactacgtgtattatttttcaaataaaatgtaaaaaatatataacagtCATCTTTTATCATGAATGGTATTATAATTTGAACATCAAATAattgtatttaataatttaaatatatatatttctttgaaattcttatataataaacacataaaaaaaaaaaaaataaataattaaaaataaaatgaggTCCTTAATTCCTATTTAtcactttttaatttaattatttctgttttttttttttttttttttgtaagtaaaatgtattttatttacataattctattattgtaattaatatatgaaattatatttacagaaatattcaatatattcaatatacatatatagtaaataattttaaaaaacttcATATAACTCATATTTAACTCgatagaattatttttaatacattttaataaatataggtttaaataatttttatttataattatatacgtAATAAATATCACAAATATTTCTAatgatttaaattattatatagtaataacatATTAGTTGTAAAAAGGAAGTCCCACAAAAGTTAAGAAGgagatatattaaaataaaaattttaaattatatatcaaaaataatgaaCCTAAATTACAATTTCTGCAGGCcaaaatacaaaatagagtaaatttttttgttataatttttgttaatataaatagaaatttaagcctatatgtttataaaatatttcatatatataatatcttccatatatattaccAATTTTGTTtgaatgtaaatttttttttttatttataaaagtttataatagattttatattcataGTAACTTTAAGTATGACGTTAAAAGTAATTAAATTcatgttttaaatttattaatttaacaCATTATATGAACTAAGAATTTAGTagaaaacaatttttatatataaaaaaaaaaatatatttttttaatatataaactgATCAAATACTGTGTAtgccttttttctttcatgtataatcatatatatgtacatatatatatataattgaatGTTATTCTtacatgtattattatatatttttttatttcaatttgTGATTTGAGAAAAATTTTgtagttataataataaatgttttttaggaaaaaatatattttattttttaatctaATTCAACTTATTAATTATTGTGTTATTTTtgtgttcataaaaaaacaaaaaaattagttgtgtattaaaatagttataatatattccttGGGGGTGTaaagtaatttattttttaataggaattatatatgtatatatatattgaataatTAGTAATAAAATTCAATTATCACTTATATGAATGAATAACGggttttataaattaaaagtaaacaCATAAGTTacaaatgttattattttgttttatcagTATACATCCAAATTAGAGGGAACCATTAATAAATGGAAAACGTAatgcatattattaattattttagaatttatttatgtatttttttttttcggcAAATTAAACCCTAGTATCatattaatatgaaaatgtttattgattataaaggataaaatatcatatatttttacttaaatgtGTACAATATggataattaatatatatttcattttttctataattttcaGGATAATACTTATAACCATTTAccttcatataaattttatgaacaacTGAATAGCGATATCAATGAAGATGACAATGAAAGTGTGTACTGGGATTCCGTAGAACCATCTTTTGACAAAACCCTCTGGGCTCGTGATGTTTTTTTGAAACTAGAAAGAAACGTATTATCAGTAAACAGAAATCGTATAGAGGATGTTTTCAGTAAAAAACATTGTTATGATTTGAATTATTGGTTATATGAgcaagtatataaaaattttgatcaTAATGAGAaagatgaaaatttttataaaactatTGACATTTTCCAAGATGGATGGAAGAGAATTAATAATAGTGAATTTCCAAATGAAGATAATGTATGTCATCCGGATCACACTTTGGTTGATATGGAATATTTGAAAGATGTTAAGAATCTGTTTGATCTTATTGAAgattatgttattattaaagcTGAAGTTATTAGAGATACTAATAATGCATGttacaaatatattgaatatcTTAAACAAAAGGTTCCACTTTATTATGAGTGGGAAAATGTGTGCACAGTGGAAGaagataatatatgtacaaggTACATTGATGATTATACCAAGTATAATCCAAGAAATGTCTTAGAAAATTTGTCCGTCGTTGGACTTTCCCTTGCATCCGTATTCAATGATTGTTaccaaaatattataactgtGTTTCAGGAATCAGAAAAGTTACCTTCCCGTACAGaattaaaacaaagaaaTGCTTTAGGACAAATTGAAAGTACAGTGGTAAAAGTAGGAAGAACCTTGGCAGAAATTGGAGATGACGGAATGCAGTCAggagatatatttattggtGTAAATGATTTCGTTTATTCGTTAATTTACGCAGTAAAAAGACTTAATTCTTACGTTTTTGACCATTTCACAACAATGAATATTTTGTTGTTGGTAATATTAATGgctcttttcattttttgtaaggtaaatataataaaacagcacataaaaatatatacaatttgacattgctattattaattattttttttttttataaaattttttattattaaatgaagatattagttttttattttatgatttttgaatttttttttttttttttttgtgtttttagTTTATTAGTGGACGATCCATGTCATGTAAtgatagtaaaaaaaaaaaat from Plasmodium malariae genome assembly, chromosome: 11 harbors:
- the PmUG01_11061500 gene encoding PIR protein — encoded protein: MNNGFYKLKDNTYNHLPSYKFYEQLNSDINEDDNESVYWDSVEPSFDKTLWARDVFLKLERNVLSVNRNRIEDVFSKKHCYDLNYWLYEQVYKNFDHNEKDENFYKTIDIFQDGWKRINNSEFPNEDNVCHPDHTLVDMEYLKDVKNLFDLIEDYVIIKAEVIRDTNNACYKYIEYLKQKVPLYYEWENVCTVEEDNICTRYIDDYTKYNPRNVLENLSVVGLSLASVFNDCYQNIITVFQESEKLPSRTELKQRNALGQIESTVVKVGRTLAEIGDDGMQSGDIFIGVNDFVYSLIYAVKRLNSYVFDHFTTMNILLLVILMALFIFCKFISGRSMSCNDSKKKK